A portion of the Parasedimentitalea marina genome contains these proteins:
- a CDS encoding Flp family type IVb pilin: MTTCLKRFFERLRRDERGVTLVEYGIAIALAVALGTAALSTLGTEIGDAMTAAGNEMPDPGT, from the coding sequence ATGACGACTTGCTTGAAGAGATTTTTTGAACGGCTGCGCCGCGATGAACGCGGTGTGACCCTTGTTGAATACGGGATTGCAATTGCCCTGGCCGTTGCACTGGGCACAGCTGCGCTATCCACGTTAGGCACTGAAATCGGCGATGCCATGACTGCAGCAGGCAACGAAATGCCTGATCCCGGTACCTAA
- the galE gene encoding UDP-glucose 4-epimerase GalE: MTRTSVLVTGGAGFIGSHTCLQLAAAGFLPVVIDNLRTGHAEAVKWGPLERVDIRNSSAVASVIKKYHCKIVIHFAAAAYVGESVISPGLYYDNNVGGMIGLINAMQSTNTRSLVFSSSCATYGIPDRQPIRENTHQNPINPYGRTKLICEDMIKDHAAAWDLNYAMLRYFNACGADPSGRLSERHDPETHLIPLALMATAGARPGLKVFGTDYPTPDGTCIRDYIHVADLARAHVLAVERLIEAERNLALNLGSGKGHSILEIIAAIEDVTGRKTPWTGAERRAGDPPVLVADTALAKQELGFTTCQSDLHNILADAAPSFGLEALDDLRA; this comes from the coding sequence ATGACACGTACCTCTGTTTTGGTCACTGGTGGTGCAGGCTTCATTGGCAGCCACACTTGTCTGCAACTGGCCGCAGCGGGCTTCCTACCTGTGGTTATCGATAATCTACGCACTGGACATGCGGAGGCTGTCAAGTGGGGTCCACTAGAGCGTGTCGACATTCGCAACAGTTCAGCAGTGGCTTCGGTTATCAAAAAATATCACTGCAAAATCGTGATCCATTTTGCAGCAGCGGCCTATGTTGGGGAATCCGTTATCTCGCCTGGTCTCTACTATGACAACAACGTTGGCGGAATGATTGGCCTGATCAACGCCATGCAATCGACCAACACCAGATCACTCGTTTTTTCCTCTAGCTGCGCCACTTATGGCATTCCGGACCGGCAACCCATCAGGGAAAACACGCACCAAAATCCGATTAATCCCTATGGGCGCACCAAACTCATATGCGAAGATATGATAAAGGATCACGCGGCTGCCTGGGATTTGAACTATGCGATGCTGCGGTATTTCAATGCTTGCGGCGCCGACCCATCTGGGCGCCTGTCCGAGCGTCACGACCCGGAAACCCACCTCATTCCGCTGGCCTTGATGGCCACTGCTGGGGCCCGACCGGGACTTAAGGTTTTTGGCACCGACTACCCCACTCCCGACGGAACCTGCATTAGAGATTATATTCACGTTGCGGATCTTGCGCGCGCTCATGTGCTGGCCGTCGAGAGGCTGATTGAAGCAGAAAGAAATCTGGCCTTGAACCTCGGATCTGGCAAGGGGCATTCCATCCTCGAGATCATTGCAGCAATCGAGGATGTGACGGGTCGAAAGACACCTTGGACTGGCGCAGAACGCCGTGCCGGGGACCCCCCAGTTCTGGTGGCCGACACCGCTCTCGCCAAACAGGAATTGGGATTTACGACCTGTCAGTCCGATCTGCACAACATCTTGGCAGATGCGGCCCCGTCCTTTGGTCTGGAGGCACTTGATGATCTCAGAGCCTAA
- a CDS encoding arylsulfotransferase family protein, which translates to MDLERIVFRKIELWVVGLLLVMAAIGMLVFGAIVYDTTSGKARFGKLGEVAVLIAKTPWTFEKVVNEDNRVQSTDPNRFDGAGGWRIRQEGLPEDISGYLLLSRHDGDQSRHVIELYDLTDLSLVHQWWPDVEMLLADARRDWNWMDYTAWRREAWRAIHPLLFGNGDLVVKDHYAPLIRISACGDRVWMKDDVHYHHSSEFDGEGGFWIPTLAARSDLPGTEDWYLEDTLTRLSPEGDVLFQRSLAKVFIKSGLYHRLFSASLHANDPFHLNDIEPVLEDGKFWRKGDLFLSIRRYSTILQYRPSTDEIVWMKEGPWMDQHDVDILGETTIAVFNNNVINTGTGEKVRDVSEVLFYDFETDTVSSPFRKTMETYGIKTLTEGLVDFLPSGHLLLEEENAGRLMLFSSDGEFIASFINNSAKGLGYRMGWSRYIPDALGAQAATALENHDCEQNL; encoded by the coding sequence ATGGATTTGGAGCGGATTGTTTTCCGCAAAATCGAACTGTGGGTTGTCGGTCTTCTGCTTGTGATGGCGGCGATAGGCATGCTTGTTTTTGGCGCCATCGTTTATGACACGACTTCAGGCAAGGCGCGGTTCGGAAAACTTGGAGAAGTGGCGGTCCTGATCGCAAAAACTCCCTGGACTTTCGAGAAGGTTGTAAACGAAGACAACCGCGTCCAGTCAACGGATCCAAACCGCTTTGACGGTGCAGGCGGCTGGAGGATACGACAGGAAGGCCTTCCCGAAGATATCTCCGGCTACTTGCTGTTAAGTCGCCACGACGGCGACCAAAGCAGACATGTCATAGAGTTGTATGACCTCACTGATTTGTCGTTGGTTCACCAATGGTGGCCCGACGTTGAAATGTTGCTCGCGGACGCCCGCCGGGACTGGAACTGGATGGATTATACCGCATGGCGACGGGAAGCCTGGCGCGCCATCCATCCGCTTTTGTTCGGGAACGGCGATTTAGTTGTAAAAGACCATTATGCTCCGCTTATTCGCATTTCAGCCTGTGGGGACCGGGTTTGGATGAAGGATGACGTCCACTACCACCATTCATCCGAATTCGATGGCGAAGGCGGGTTTTGGATCCCAACGCTTGCCGCACGTTCAGACCTGCCGGGAACCGAGGATTGGTATCTAGAAGACACCCTGACACGTCTGTCACCCGAGGGAGACGTGCTCTTTCAACGCTCTTTAGCAAAGGTCTTTATCAAAAGTGGCCTTTACCATCGCTTGTTCTCAGCAAGTCTGCACGCCAATGATCCATTTCATTTGAACGACATCGAACCGGTTCTGGAAGATGGAAAGTTCTGGCGAAAAGGTGATCTTTTCCTGAGCATCCGACGTTATTCGACAATCCTTCAGTACCGCCCCTCGACGGATGAAATTGTCTGGATGAAAGAAGGCCCTTGGATGGATCAACACGACGTTGATATTTTAGGTGAGACAACCATTGCCGTTTTCAACAACAATGTCATCAACACTGGAACCGGAGAAAAAGTGCGAGATGTGTCCGAGGTGTTGTTTTATGACTTTGAAACCGACACGGTTTCCAGCCCTTTTCGCAAGACCATGGAAACCTATGGAATAAAAACACTGACTGAGGGTCTCGTCGATTTTTTGCCCTCTGGCCATCTGTTGCTGGAGGAAGAGAACGCTGGCCGTCTCATGTTGTTTTCTTCGGATGGCGAATTCATAGCCAGCTTTATCAATAACAGTGCGAAGGGCTTAGGCTATAGGATGGGGTGGAGCCGATACATCCCTGATGCGCTGGGTGCCCAGGCTGCAACAGCACTTGAAAACCATGACTGTGAGCAAAACCTTTAA
- a CDS encoding glycosyl hydrolase: protein MFRLIILLLGLALTSQSAIAQRAGVGAWENPDYTILKWIEKHPGLAWYYDWRTDQIESHHPVQRSVEFVPMIHSARNIGDRIRSSQNVRHLLAFNEPDGRGGKHQANMTVAQAIALWPRLEARGLRLGSPATTQAQTLGTGSWQRRFMSEADRRGLRVDFMAVHYYSKTGDVKAFRKWLIAVYREYKRPIWVSEFAFIDWSQPNKASYSANAAFAKSAISMMETLPFVERYAWFAANPYPWHGRSPAINLVDNQLRSTPVGRSYAQALEAQAFRRSAGLESSQANTGSSPLPFSPSTQ, encoded by the coding sequence ATGTTCAGACTGATTATTCTTTTGCTAGGTTTGGCACTCACATCTCAGTCCGCCATTGCGCAACGCGCAGGCGTTGGCGCGTGGGAAAACCCCGATTACACGATCCTGAAATGGATCGAAAAACATCCGGGACTGGCTTGGTATTATGATTGGCGTACCGATCAGATTGAAAGCCACCATCCGGTTCAACGCTCGGTCGAATTTGTTCCGATGATCCATAGTGCTCGAAACATTGGTGATCGGATCCGAAGTTCCCAAAATGTGCGCCATTTGCTGGCTTTTAACGAGCCGGATGGAAGGGGCGGCAAGCACCAGGCAAATATGACTGTGGCGCAAGCAATTGCTCTTTGGCCAAGATTAGAGGCACGCGGTCTGCGCTTAGGCAGCCCTGCAACAACCCAAGCACAAACATTGGGCACTGGATCTTGGCAAAGGCGGTTCATGTCAGAAGCAGATCGCCGTGGCCTACGGGTGGATTTCATGGCGGTTCACTACTATTCCAAAACCGGAGATGTGAAAGCATTCCGAAAATGGCTGATTGCTGTCTACAGGGAATACAAACGCCCAATCTGGGTCTCAGAGTTTGCTTTTATTGACTGGAGCCAGCCCAACAAGGCCAGTTATTCCGCCAATGCAGCCTTTGCAAAATCAGCTATTTCCATGATGGAAACCCTGCCTTTTGTCGAACGCTATGCCTGGTTTGCAGCCAACCCCTACCCTTGGCACGGGCGCAGCCCGGCCATCAATCTGGTAGACAATCAGTTGCGATCAACTCCTGTCGGCCGATCGTATGCTCAGGCGCTGGAAGCCCAGGCATTTCGCCGCTCCGCAGGACTGGAAAGCAGCCAAGCAAACACCGGCTCAAGTCCTTTACCCTTCTCTCCTTCAACGCAGTAA
- a CDS encoding glycoside hydrolase family 26 protein, translating to MITFLSIGCFNVKRQAIVSSLFTCLAFPVLAAPPGELPFGVYDPNGGFTNDTDVQIEHLFLPWEDVFLPSLLDADSYALERGRSVLVTIEPWTWTADERNTPEILIAGIANGTYDINIQAICGVLNDFKSPVTIRWAQEMEDASGQFIWADWDPDIYISAYKRVVSTCREISDKFDYMWSPLGHEGLAEYFPGPDYTDIIGLSVFGLQAWEIDVLGQEQSFRDIFEPRYQRALQFGLPIAVAELGYVGSDSYVARWNNEVRQNLEDFPELQAVIYFNQQEVYPWPETDDLPDWQFPQNSLGTQAASLGR from the coding sequence ATGATTACCTTTCTGAGTATTGGCTGCTTCAATGTAAAGCGTCAGGCGATAGTGTCCTCGCTGTTCACCTGCCTCGCCTTTCCTGTTCTGGCGGCTCCTCCCGGTGAGCTGCCATTTGGGGTGTATGATCCCAATGGTGGCTTTACCAACGACACGGATGTGCAGATTGAACACTTGTTTCTGCCATGGGAGGATGTCTTCCTGCCCTCACTGTTGGATGCGGACAGCTATGCGCTGGAACGGGGACGTTCGGTTCTCGTTACGATTGAACCCTGGACCTGGACCGCAGATGAACGCAATACGCCTGAAATTCTGATCGCAGGCATCGCCAATGGCACCTACGACATCAACATTCAGGCGATTTGTGGTGTTTTGAACGACTTCAAAAGCCCGGTCACCATTCGCTGGGCTCAGGAAATGGAAGATGCATCCGGTCAATTCATTTGGGCCGATTGGGATCCGGACATTTATATTTCTGCTTACAAAAGAGTGGTAAGTACTTGCCGGGAAATCTCTGACAAATTCGATTACATGTGGTCACCTCTTGGCCATGAAGGCCTGGCAGAATATTTCCCCGGCCCCGATTACACCGATATCATCGGACTATCCGTTTTTGGCCTGCAGGCTTGGGAAATTGATGTTCTTGGCCAGGAGCAAAGTTTCCGCGATATTTTTGAACCCCGTTATCAACGCGCGTTGCAGTTTGGACTTCCCATCGCGGTCGCAGAGCTCGGTTATGTGGGCAGCGATTCATATGTTGCAAGGTGGAATAACGAGGTACGCCAAAACCTGGAAGACTTCCCTGAATTACAGGCGGTCATATACTTCAACCAGCAAGAGGTTTACCCTTGGCCTGAAACGGATGACTTGCCGGATTGGCAGTTCCCACAGAATTCTCTTGGAACGCAGGCAGCCTCTTTGGGGCGCTAA
- the cpaB gene encoding Flp pilus assembly protein CpaB, with protein sequence MNFSSLLSLFTGLSIAAGSAFVAKGTIDRQQANGADTPAMVRVVVASQDIAFGNVIESQALTTISWPAGSLPKGIYKNFSELLPEPGQPPRRARRGIAQGELIRIGKISGFGEKVTIVQTLSPDHRAMAIKVNAETAVGGFVTPGDHVDILLTQGRGAELKTVTILQNARVIGVDQDANEETDTPGVARTVTVEVTPAEGQRLALAQRAGTLSLTLRKPDSAEIDVPLESIGLSDVLRELSPLPESEPVKTVLIRRGTKITHTEIR encoded by the coding sequence ATGAATTTTTCCTCTCTTCTCAGCCTGTTCACGGGTCTATCAATTGCAGCGGGTTCTGCATTCGTGGCCAAAGGAACAATCGACAGACAGCAGGCAAACGGCGCGGATACACCCGCCATGGTACGGGTAGTTGTTGCGTCCCAAGATATTGCCTTTGGCAATGTGATCGAGTCCCAGGCGCTGACAACTATCTCCTGGCCCGCCGGGTCCCTGCCGAAAGGGATCTACAAGAATTTCAGCGAATTGCTACCAGAGCCTGGCCAGCCACCGCGCCGCGCTCGCCGTGGGATCGCCCAGGGTGAACTTATCCGCATCGGTAAAATCTCGGGTTTTGGTGAAAAAGTCACCATCGTTCAGACACTCAGCCCCGACCATAGGGCAATGGCGATAAAGGTTAACGCAGAAACAGCAGTGGGTGGGTTTGTGACACCTGGTGATCATGTTGACATTTTGTTGACCCAAGGTCGCGGTGCCGAGCTGAAAACCGTAACAATTCTGCAGAATGCCCGTGTGATTGGTGTTGATCAGGACGCCAACGAGGAAACGGATACACCTGGTGTGGCCCGAACCGTTACTGTCGAGGTAACACCAGCAGAAGGACAACGTCTGGCACTTGCGCAACGCGCAGGTACGCTGAGCCTGACGCTGCGCAAGCCAGACAGTGCGGAAATTGATGTGCCGCTTGAATCCATCGGTCTCAGCGATGTTCTGCGCGAACTGTCGCCCCTGCCCGAAAGTGAACCAGTCAAAACGGTATTGATCCGTCGAGGTACCAAAATCACCCATACTGAAATTCGCTGA
- a CDS encoding UDP-glucuronic acid decarboxylase family protein: MNTVTEFKRLKPSAASQSARRAAAEKQRKVLIAGGAGFLGSRLCSRYLEYGYEVTCLDNLSTGRLCNLKQQSRNPKFTFIHHDVVNPINQKGRYDFIFNMACPASPPKYQSDPIQTMKTSIYGAFNLLDVARRSNAKILQASTSEIYGDPDVTPQTERYQGNVNTVGPRSCYDEGKRAAESIFHDHRETYGTDIRIARIFNTYGPGMDPLDGRVVSNFINQALDGQPITIYGDGSQSRSFCYLDDMVDGLITLMHTPGTHFEPINIGNPDEFTMVELANLILKKITTLSRITYSDLPEDDPKQRRPDISRAKKYLGWAPKIGLDQGLDRTIAYFKTETSQDNLSNPAVAR, encoded by the coding sequence ATGAATACTGTTACTGAGTTTAAGCGACTCAAACCTTCTGCAGCTTCACAATCAGCCCGCCGGGCTGCGGCAGAAAAGCAAAGAAAAGTTCTCATCGCTGGTGGAGCGGGTTTTTTGGGATCTCGCTTATGCAGTCGCTATCTGGAATACGGGTACGAAGTCACCTGCCTAGATAATTTGTCGACAGGTCGTCTTTGCAATCTCAAACAGCAGTCCCGGAATCCCAAATTTACGTTCATCCACCACGATGTCGTAAACCCGATAAACCAGAAGGGCCGCTATGACTTCATTTTCAACATGGCTTGCCCTGCGTCTCCTCCGAAATACCAATCGGACCCCATCCAGACGATGAAAACCAGTATATATGGTGCATTCAACCTTTTGGATGTGGCCCGCAGGTCAAACGCCAAGATTTTGCAGGCATCGACATCTGAGATCTACGGTGATCCAGACGTGACCCCACAGACCGAGCGTTATCAGGGCAACGTCAACACGGTTGGTCCCAGATCTTGTTATGACGAGGGCAAACGCGCCGCCGAGTCGATCTTTCATGATCACAGGGAAACATATGGAACTGACATTCGCATAGCCCGCATTTTTAACACCTATGGCCCTGGAATGGACCCGTTAGACGGACGTGTTGTGTCCAATTTCATCAACCAGGCCTTGGATGGCCAACCCATCACAATTTATGGCGATGGGTCCCAAAGTCGGTCCTTTTGCTATTTGGACGACATGGTTGATGGGCTGATCACCTTGATGCACACCCCAGGCACTCATTTTGAGCCAATCAACATTGGTAATCCGGACGAATTTACCATGGTTGAGCTGGCTAATCTTATCCTGAAGAAAATAACCACGCTGTCCAGAATAACCTATTCTGATCTTCCCGAGGACGACCCCAAGCAAAGACGCCCCGATATTAGCAGAGCCAAAAAGTACCTTGGCTGGGCCCCCAAGATTGGCCTAGATCAGGGCTTGGATCGGACTATTGCCTATTTCAAAACCGAAACAAGCCAAGACAACCTGTCAAATCCTGCGGTAGCCCGATGA
- a CDS encoding tetratricopeptide repeat protein, with product MIHSTAPISFSFRDTVFFFLTALALIAAPSALALTPETGEVTSAGNPEHGAQLRNTTLGVTETHDMVTLAEDYLWGLSDKDVDIEKARQLLEQAAELGNLEAHRILGEQLLRGTKFAKDRSSGLALLEKAAQSGSARSQVSLGDFLLTGTHVPRNKARALELFEAAAALGDGAGLELYGKDLMWNRLGSHRAETYLLRAAELGRNTAWTTLAEGAMYGYLGKRSRAKFANYAQKAMDSGQPEIAVLEAHRRLWGISMRASGPEAIAVLERAVETDNEVALKFLISLVRDGNRWNVHRDRAQARTYLQENTDLLTRAEIAQYEMSFDVSKARGTHQFENLAEIYFANPEWKSAWFGRELFAANPNFAMYLLQSQMKKDGEYFGSLNGFATPDTLHAIWRQCRNLGYARNCGDIVLKSNVVGALLAR from the coding sequence GTGATACATTCCACAGCGCCTATTTCATTTTCTTTTCGGGACACTGTGTTTTTTTTCCTGACGGCCCTTGCCCTGATCGCCGCGCCCTCGGCGTTGGCGCTTACACCGGAAACGGGCGAAGTGACTTCGGCTGGCAATCCGGAACACGGGGCGCAATTGCGGAACACGACCCTAGGTGTGACTGAAACGCACGACATGGTAACACTTGCCGAAGACTATCTGTGGGGCCTTTCCGATAAGGACGTGGACATTGAAAAAGCGCGGCAACTGCTGGAACAGGCGGCAGAGCTGGGCAACCTAGAGGCCCACCGCATTTTGGGGGAGCAATTATTACGCGGAACAAAGTTCGCCAAGGATCGGTCAAGCGGCCTGGCCTTGCTTGAAAAAGCGGCGCAATCTGGCTCTGCCAGGTCACAGGTTTCCCTTGGTGACTTCCTCCTCACCGGGACCCATGTCCCACGTAACAAAGCGCGGGCACTTGAATTATTCGAAGCGGCAGCCGCGTTGGGCGACGGTGCTGGGCTGGAACTTTATGGAAAAGACCTGATGTGGAACCGTCTCGGCAGTCACCGGGCGGAAACCTATCTTCTGCGGGCTGCGGAATTAGGTCGAAACACCGCCTGGACCACTTTGGCCGAAGGCGCAATGTATGGCTATCTTGGCAAGAGATCTCGGGCGAAATTCGCGAACTATGCACAAAAAGCGATGGATTCCGGGCAGCCAGAAATTGCCGTACTTGAAGCCCACCGCAGGCTTTGGGGCATTAGTATGCGTGCAAGCGGCCCCGAGGCCATTGCGGTTCTTGAACGCGCCGTCGAAACAGACAATGAGGTGGCACTCAAATTCCTCATAAGTCTCGTCCGGGATGGAAACCGATGGAATGTGCACCGAGACCGTGCACAGGCCCGCACATACTTACAGGAAAACACGGACCTTCTAACGAGGGCTGAAATTGCCCAGTACGAAATGTCTTTTGATGTTTCCAAAGCCCGCGGAACCCATCAATTTGAGAACCTTGCTGAGATCTACTTTGCCAATCCTGAGTGGAAGTCCGCGTGGTTTGGCAGGGAATTATTTGCGGCCAATCCGAATTTCGCAATGTATCTACTTCAAAGCCAAATGAAAAAGGACGGTGAGTACTTCGGGTCTTTGAACGGATTTGCAACGCCCGACACTTTGCATGCGATCTGGCGCCAGTGCAGAAATCTGGGTTATGCCCGTAACTGCGGTGATATTGTCCTGAAGTCAAATGTTGTGGGCGCTCTACTGGCACGTTGA
- a CDS encoding glycosyltransferase family 2 protein has protein sequence MISEPKVDLSTELSGSVQVFSKSVFGFGLKTKYNWMVLIWLGAALWFWGWWFLPEHRGSGWQYWIATLGLGWLFFLQLFFVWVFRKARIPVADPLPPQNTRVAMIVTKTPSEPFSLLRETLTAMLNQTYPHDTWLADENPDSETLDWCKQHGVFVSTRFEHPEYHQKEWPRRTRCKEGNLAYFYDHYGYQNYDYVSQLDADHMPSATYLEEIMRGFADPKVGYVSAPSICSRNADTSWAARTRLHTESAFHGIFQAGYAGAMAPMCIGSHYAVQTKALKEVGGLGPELAEDHSTTMILNAGGWRGVHALNAIAEGDGPATITDLCTQEFQWSRSLFTIFLKFTSGYFSKFPLRLKFLFLFCQLFYPCFAFFMALLYALPILALLLDFRYAEVTYPAFILHAAPQVLALTLIAYHLKADGFFRPYDGSVISWEKTLFLGLQWPWVLFGCAMALWDRLFGGFVDFRITPKGEATQEVLPLRIVLTYAGLSLGCILPVLLVDDLRNAHGFYLLTAISGIYYTVITAVIVFQHFRRVQFTRNRSLANWVKVTAPSVLVGLTLFTIQERGLESLYALSKGLEPFRLIHVQYAVAGAGMGGPGTVVLIYDPGWKR, from the coding sequence ATGATCTCAGAGCCTAAAGTCGATCTATCAACAGAGCTGTCAGGTTCGGTGCAGGTATTCAGCAAATCCGTCTTTGGTTTTGGCTTGAAAACCAAATACAACTGGATGGTCCTAATTTGGCTGGGCGCTGCCCTCTGGTTTTGGGGATGGTGGTTTTTGCCAGAACATCGGGGGAGCGGGTGGCAATATTGGATTGCGACCTTGGGGTTGGGTTGGCTGTTTTTTCTTCAGCTGTTTTTTGTCTGGGTGTTTCGCAAAGCAAGGATCCCGGTTGCGGACCCGCTGCCGCCTCAGAATACCCGTGTAGCCATGATCGTTACCAAAACCCCATCAGAGCCTTTTTCCCTGCTGCGGGAGACTCTGACGGCGATGCTCAATCAGACCTATCCTCATGACACTTGGCTCGCGGACGAAAACCCAGATAGTGAAACTTTGGACTGGTGCAAACAACACGGGGTATTTGTGTCGACCCGGTTTGAACACCCTGAGTATCATCAAAAGGAATGGCCGCGCCGCACTAGATGCAAAGAAGGCAACCTTGCATATTTCTATGATCACTATGGCTATCAAAATTACGACTATGTCTCTCAACTTGACGCAGACCACATGCCAAGCGCAACTTATCTGGAAGAGATCATGCGCGGCTTTGCAGATCCTAAAGTGGGCTATGTCAGTGCCCCCAGTATCTGCTCACGCAATGCAGATACCAGTTGGGCAGCCAGAACCAGATTGCATACTGAGTCTGCTTTTCATGGGATTTTCCAGGCGGGCTATGCCGGTGCAATGGCCCCGATGTGTATCGGCTCTCATTATGCTGTACAAACCAAAGCCCTGAAAGAGGTCGGAGGACTTGGTCCTGAATTGGCAGAAGATCACTCCACGACGATGATTTTGAACGCAGGTGGCTGGCGCGGCGTACACGCCTTGAACGCCATCGCCGAAGGAGATGGTCCCGCCACCATTACAGACTTGTGCACGCAAGAGTTTCAATGGTCTCGCAGCCTGTTCACAATTTTTCTGAAATTCACCTCTGGCTACTTCTCCAAGTTTCCACTTCGGCTAAAGTTCTTGTTTCTATTCTGCCAGCTGTTCTACCCGTGTTTTGCTTTCTTCATGGCGCTTCTTTACGCGCTGCCGATCTTGGCCTTGCTGTTGGATTTTCGATATGCCGAAGTGACTTATCCGGCCTTCATTCTGCACGCAGCGCCACAGGTCTTGGCACTGACTTTGATTGCCTATCATCTGAAGGCAGACGGGTTTTTCCGGCCCTATGACGGCTCGGTGATCAGCTGGGAAAAGACACTTTTCCTTGGGTTGCAATGGCCTTGGGTCCTTTTTGGATGTGCCATGGCGCTTTGGGACAGGCTGTTTGGCGGGTTTGTTGATTTTCGGATCACCCCTAAAGGAGAAGCTACACAAGAGGTTTTGCCGCTCAGGATTGTGCTGACTTATGCTGGTTTGTCATTGGGCTGCATTCTTCCGGTTCTCCTGGTGGATGATCTGCGAAACGCACATGGTTTCTATCTTTTGACGGCGATTAGTGGTATTTATTACACTGTGATCACTGCGGTCATCGTGTTTCAGCATTTTCGCCGGGTACAGTTCACCAGAAACAGATCTTTGGCCAACTGGGTCAAGGTCACGGCCCCTTCTGTTTTGGTCGGTCTGACACTGTTCACCATTCAGGAACGCGGCCTCGAGAGCCTTTACGCTCTGTCAAAAGGACTCGAGCCTTTTAGGTTGATACATGTGCAATACGCTGTTGCCGGTGCGGGCATGGGCGGGCCAGGAACCGTTGTCTTAATCTATGATCCTGGCTGGAAGAGATAG